The nucleotide window TTACACCAATAGTTTCAAAGTAGGTTGGTTAAAGACTTTACATTGAACTTCTGATGCCTGCAGAACTCGCTAACTCTAAGAGCAGATAAAAACTCCAGTATTCCATTATTTTGCAACAAGACGTAATATAGGTAGAATAGTATTATAAATACGATCTTTAatctaaagataaaaaatatgaaatcttcTCTTTTTTATGCgtagaatcgatttttcgagGGTGCCGAGCCTAAATCTGATCGAGtgatttgttataaacaatttaattgtttataaacctataaatcttaaataaatctataaattaCTCGACCAGATTTGGACTCGGCATCCTTCCAACATATGGGACTCCCCCGTAACTGTCGTATTTAAAGcagaatcaataataattttaaaaagtactgAACAACAGGCACAATACACCTGCACATAATAAAAGCATAAAAGCACAATACCGGCACCAACACTTAtactattataaaatgaaacatcGCATACCTAATCctttcatttaataaattttgataaagaaaatctTCATATTCAATAATGTAGACATTAAGTATAACTTTTTCAAGCAACagtgtaaacatttttctttcacTTACATTATTAAATGTTCCTGTAGCAGTTGGAAATCCTAAGGTTTCTTTTTCACTAATCactccaaatattttcaaaattttcgttacATATAATCCTATATCGTACAACAATAAACTATTAGGAGGTTTTCGTTCCCTTCTATAAATGTTACTTGCAGTAACGAGATCTCTTAAAGCATCAACTGCAGATTTTGTATCAATATTatctgaaaattaataatacatcaattataaaatcaatctaatgatataaaatataataatttaccaCACAACGCTGTATGTACAGCAATTTTCATTTGGTAAAGTTTATTATTCAGATTATGTTCATGTTCAGTCCATTTACTAAAAGTACCCGCATTGGTTTTCTCCGTACATGATCCAAAAGTTACATCTTTCACATTCAAAAAGAATTCCTACAAATAAGAaagtttgttttcaattaaaaaaaggtTGTATCCAATTGTCAAATTCTGGACTAAGATGTTTGATGATGTTCAATTCCCAAAGAAGTATAAGTAAACAAAGACAACGATATTTCATAACCATCAACGCTCTCAATCACTTTTTGGTTACAATTAGAAATGAACAAGGGTTCTAATTATTACTGGATTTCTTACTCATCAAATTCACAGTACACAAGAAAATATGACTTACGTTGAAGAGTCTTTCATATTGCAAAGCACAATCCATGGTATTCTGACTGTAATCAAGAGTATCTTTCCAAGAATGCAATAAAAAGGCAAATCTAAGTTGCCTAGCTGTATATTTAGATAAAGCATCTTGGATAGATACAAAGTTTTTCAAAGATTTCGACATCTTACAACCTGCAATAGTCAAGTGACCAGAATGAAGGAAATAGTTCACCCAATTGGCGTTTCCATAATATGcctaaaaataagaaattgaaagtATATAACTTTATTACAATCAACCCTTCAATAACAagttacaataattattacatgCACACAACTCCCATGGCGATAAGCATACTTatctatacataaaaatataaggaTATTTAAAACCAATTTGAAGGTAAAGATGACAATTTCACTTTTCAATGTTTATGTTTAActcaacaacaataaaaactGATTGTTATCgtattaattacattttttttactttttgtcaCTTACTTCCTTCTGCATACGCACAAAGTAGCGACACATTTTTGActctacaaaataatatatattttgaaaatttcttaaatttctcattttccTGTCCTCCAGTCATTTACTGCAAACGCTAGTCCGGGGACAAATAATATTCTCTTTAGAACCGTTTTAAGACATTGACAAAACACACCAGAATATTCGATAGCTAAGGCAAATGCCAATTTAcagggagaaaaaaataatctcaaattGAATAAACTATCTAGCTTCCATATACTGTCCTCTCTATAATCATTTCTATTGGAATGACTGTACACCACAGAACTAACTCTATTTTTTTGtcactttatttataatagCTATATAGGggtgataattaaaaaaagtaccTCAGTTTGTGCGATTTCATTATCGTGATGGGGGAATTTCAAGTCTACACCTCCTGTATGAATATCTATAGTTTCACCGAATATGTCAGAAGCCATTGCGGAACATTCAATATGCCAACCAGGTCTACCACAGCCCCAAGGAGATTCCCAGAACGGTTCGCCAGGTTTGCTCTTTTTCCATAGAGCGAAGTCGTTTGGTGATTGTTTCTCACTTCTTTGTTCTGTTGTAGTTAAGTCaccttagaaaaaaattgattaacaaACAGTTCAACAAAGATTATAGGGTTGACAATTACCTTCTCCTTCCTGTAAGCTGTTGGTATCGCCATAAGCTTCTGGAACTAATTTAGCATAATGGTGTTTGTTACTTTTATCAAAAGCTGCAACATCAAAATAAACAGATCCACCAGCTTCATAAGCAAAaccattttttatgattttttggaTGAAAGTGATGATTTCTGGAATATATTCACTAACTCTTGTGATAACATTCGGCCGTAATATCTTAAATGAAAAGAATACATGAAATAAAATGGTAATGGTTGAAATAAGAGCGAACAAAAAATGGGGCTTTATAAAGTAGAATGGAAATGaatgattacaaaaatattcacattattGAAGTTGCTCAAAGGTTTTCACTTTCACAAAATTCTCCAATatgtcgaatttttcaattttttgccaatttatcaaatatattgaattttccaaatatttacatttaaagaATCCATGTCATTGTAGAATTGTTCTTCCCAATACCTTGGAAGAGAGCTAAATATCGCATTATCTTTTACAGTATGTCCAAGATTTTGATCCAACCAATCTGATAGAGGATCTTTACAATCTATTATAAACTGTTTCttactattttctatttttaataaatctccACTTTTTACGGAACCCTCCAGCTCTTCCACTGAACTTGtcaacctaaaaaaatatttttaatattttaaagtttatATTTCACATAGTTCAAAACATTGAATAGACACattatcaattttcacaataaaactgAATCTTGTCATAATTCCACTTTTATCTGTTTCTTGATGTCAAATCAGCATTAAAAATCACAACATTTCAATTCAATGAAGCTGTGGAAGAATAAAAAGGAGGATAGGagaaataaaatgacaaaacaaaTGAAGGCAAATATGTTTTCAGGATGGAGCATGGTATGTGTAGATGCCATACATATggcgatttttttttactatcaaACAGTGTTTTTAATAGACAATATTACCAATGGAAACAACAAAATCACAAGGCAATTCGAAATAGTCATAACAAGACTTTCGCATACTATCATAGTTGTAGAAATATAGTagttatgtaaataattttgtgttGACAAAAAAAAGTAACCATTTCCTCTTTTaactatattgaataatttagcATATTGCAACACATCACTGTATCTACTGTTTATCGTAAAAAAAGTGAtgatttataattgaaattttgctaatttttttttcttaatttgtcATGTTTCTCCCCTTGATTCGTTCATTGCGAACCCCAGTCCTGAGCCAAATAACATTCTCTTAAATTTTTTAGAACCATTTTAAAACATGGACAGCAGAATATTCGGTAGCTAAAGCAAAGGCCAATTTACTGGGAGAAGAAAAATAACCTCCAATTGAATAAACTATCTAGCCTTGTTATACTGTCCTTTCTATAATCGTTCCTCCTGGAATTGACTATACACCACAAATGTACTCCAACCACTCATTAATACAGCTACTATTTGACTCCTTTAgcatttttacaaaatttgcaGCAACATTCCCAGTCACACAGTAGTCTCATTTCATTTGTGTAGGGACTGTCACAAGTATCTGACCGCTCCTGCTGCACCTTCACATCCATTTCTGTCCTCTGTTCATTGTCTCCACTCAATTATTCTCTCTATTTTCTCTGGGCAATTCTGTTTGCATTCATTCTGCACATATGTACCAGCCACCTGACTCTTTGGGCTTTGAATATTTGTGTAATATTAGGCTTCTTCTTCTCCAGGACTGTTTATTTTGACACCCCCCAgtatttttcaaagtactttCCTTTCCCACACTTCTATTTTTTCAGTACTCTTCTTGGTTAACACCCAGGACTCACATCCATACAGTACAGTACAGTCTAATGATTGTTTTGTATAACCTTATTTTTGTTGCTTGAGAGATTTCTTTTGCTAAAAGAATATTATTCAAGGACTCCAATACTCTAATACCCTTTGCTATCCGATTTCCAGCTCTTTTGTCTCATCTTCCGTATTCGTAATCAGCACACCTAGATTATCGAAggactcaattttttcaaaatgatatactTCAATTTCCGTCCTGAAAGGTTTGTTTTACACCTGATTCTTTGTCGTTGAATTTccatgtatttatattttttttgcaatttactCTGAGaccaaatattattgatttcttTTCCAGTCTAAGATTTTCCAATTCCAATAAATAGCTCTTATCATCTTAACAGGACCATTTTACTTGACCGTTTTATTGTAGTGGTCAAAACTTTCATATAGAACAATTATATAGAGCTACTGTAGCACCACAAGAGAATTCTTTACTGGCTATGTTATTATTCTCATAAGCCACTGATCATTGATTATATCAGTAAAGAATTCAATTTTACCACTTTTTAGTTATCATTTGATAGGGTTGCTAGTTTAAAAGCTATATAAAGTGTATGATAGGTGAATAACATTTGAGAGCTTTGGCATTGTTTCTGAATCATGGCATTGGTAGAATATATGAAAGATTAAAGATCATTCTTTCACCAAAATTGACTAATAAAATCCACTTTAGTGGGAAACCTGTCTAAGACAAATCCAAAAAAGACGACCCAAAAACTTCCaaagcaaaaaatgaaatttcaatgccGTTAATGACATTTATCAGCATCAATGGGAAACTTCCTGAAAATGGACTAGTTCTgaacaagtaaaaaatattatcatgaaaataatatgaaaatcaatCAAATGTAAGTTAATTAAATGGAGGCGTCACACTACAGGTACAATGAAACTAAAATGAATGAACTTAAATAACTATGTTAATTCATCTATTCCCATtggattttttcaaagttatacaCAGAAACTTTAACATTGTTCTCGAAGCTcctaaaaaacaacaacaaatctGATTTATGAAAGCTTGGGAATTATGTAGAATAAACATTTATGAAAGCTATAATAAGCTAATATGTACTCCAAGTGTATGTATTACTTGGGTAGTAATTGTGGCCCAATGAGACATTACAGTGTCGACCACCAGTTGCCCATATCAGTATAAACATGTTAAGCTCCTTGCTTGAATAAACTGTATGTGTTAAGCGCTCCAAACAAAAAATACCTAGGTATTACCttgttaacattttttctaGCATAATCTTCTTCTCAGGATCTGTTGTATCTTTAACTTTTGATTGAAGGTTATCCAATACTAATTTGGCATCAGATAGTACTTTTTCTAAGGAATTATTTTTAGAAGTATATTGCTCAAACAGATAATTTTGTCGTGcccttttaataattttgtcgTCAATGTCTGTTATATTCATTgcataaaaaacttcataacCAAAATAATCTGAAAATACCCTTCGTAGTATATCAAATGAAATGTAggacctaaaataaaaatagtaataataatcaatacaattaaatatatattttcttaacaatataaaattaaatatacaatatatactGAAATTAAATACTGTAAAATGAATAATCTTACAAATACATATgctaaatataatttgatttgaaatatatttacctTGCGTGTCCCATATGAGACGCATCGTATACGGTGGGTCCACAGCTGTACCAATTTATTCTTTTTCCAGAAATAGGCACAAACGTTTCTTTTTGTCTCgttaaactattgaaaatttttaaaaccgGTTGTGATTCGTTTTTCGGCGCGCTCCAAGGTGGTTGTGCTCTTTTAgacattttaattttcaaaagtttatacAATTATGTGGAACCAAAAATATACAACGTTGCATATAATTCTAAACGTTATTGAAACCTGAATTAAACACTGAAtcttatgaatatataaataattgtcaACATGAACAAAATAAGGCAAATATATGCTTccttataatttcatttatggAAGTTTGTGCAAAAACTGAATTCCCTTATTGTACATCGCTCTTAGTTACACATAACCTATATCTAATACCGCCTAGTCCTTTGCTGACGAAATCCTAAAcgtcgtcttcttcttctttgtgGTTATGGACTCAGCCCGTGGGCTATCCACCCAGCCAAGCTAAGATTCCTGTAATTTGATTTAACTGCCCAGAGTTGCGAATAATGCGAAAACTATCGTGTATGACTTATAGAAATCACTCCTTCCAGTtatctgaaattattaaattatagcaTGAATGATCCAACAGACAGTgccaaattattaaaaaagcaaGAGCTAAGAAAACATATGAGGAAATGAACAATTCCTTTGACTATTTCctttgaaaaatttaagccaaccaaaaagctgtaatattttatgtttacctagcaacgatcaaatttcagcgataatactgcactagtgcaaattatcgataatttgcactagtgccaaattttcgtctaggattaataaacatcatttggttttaattttatattttaagaaaaggaacaattattgaaaatgcaattagaatatacaactttactggaggccgacgatggtgtttctatgctgcttccaccacttcttattataatttaaagaataacaaattttaaacacagaattaagtttattttaaattgaatttttctcaggaaatagtctgccaaaatgccctctcgtgcatgtcaaattgtctcataatttcctctcgtgcgcattcgcgcactcgagaaaattaaattatcgacaatttgacatgcactcgggacattaatattgactatttccttcgaaaaatttaagccaaccaaaaagctgtaatattttatgtttacctagcaacgatcaaatttcagcgataatactgcactagtgcaaattatcgataatttgcactagtgccaaattttcgtctaggattaataaacatcatttggttttaattttatattttaagaaaaagaacaattattgaaaatgcaattagaatatacaactttactggaggccgacgatggtgtttctatgctgcttccaccacttcttattgtTACTTCGCTACTGTCAATtcgcattttttgtacaatttcctcGTGGTGTTCACTATTTACTTGGAGGTAACTCTTTATCGAGGCCTGATTTGAGTGTCCGGTAAccttcataatttgattttctgaaacCCCAAACTTGGCAAGCTGAGTAACTGCCGCAGCACGGTTCGAGTGATTTGtcacttttattctttttataatttaaagaataacaaattttaaacacagaattaagtttattttaaattaaatttttctcaggaaatagtctgccaaaatgccctctcgtgcatgtcaaattgtctcataatttcctctcgtgcgcattcACGCACTCggtaaaattaaattatcgacaatttgacatgcactcgggacattaatattgataatttagaAAGAAACCTGACAGGAATTCCACTTGGTTCTATCGTTAACTATGACGAAACTAATCTGACAGAAGATCCTGGATCGTCAAAATGTGCTTTCAGAAAAGGGATTAAATATCCTGAACGCATTATGAACACAACAAAGTCCTCAATATCCATCATGTTTGCTGCCTCTGATTATGGAACTTTATTTGCTCCATATGTTGTGTATAAAGCGGAGAGATTATTTGATTCCTGGTGTATCGGGGACTCTTTATAATAGAACCAATTCTGGATGATTTGACCAGTACGTATTTGAGGACTGGTTTACACAAATGGTTATACCGTGggtcaaaaaaattgatgggCCGAAAATTCTAATCGCAGATAATCTATCGAGTCATTTAAACATAACAATTATCAGAGAGTGTCAAAGAAACAATGTTACATTTATCTTTCTACCGTCAAATTCAACACACTTGACACAACCTTTGGATGTAATCTTTAAGCCTTTAAAGGTAGTTTGGCGCCGTATAACAACAACCTACAAAACCAAAAATCCACGAGATAGTACTGTAATTGCCTAATAAAAGATTTGATAGAACCAAGACTGATATTAGCACGACCTTGTTGGATTTCCTTATGGAAAATAGAGCTCCTTCAAAAGCAAGCACCCCAAAGAGAAAGAAAATGATAAGAATAGAATCTGGAAAATCTGTTGCAAGTGAGGATTTCACAAGTATTCCCAAAGAGAAAAAGCAtgataaagaaattgaagaatatgACTGGACCATGGAAAGTGAATATGAGGACAATTTCGAATTAGATGAAGTCAATGATTTCCACAAGACTGATGACCGCAATGACGAGCCTCAAGCCCATTGCTCCCGTGATATTGTAGCTAGCAAGACTGAAGATGAATCGAAATTAATTGGAATTAAAAATTCCGATTTTCCACTAGTCgtattggaaattggaaaagcgtgcttacgaattaggcaaaaggtttcaaagatgaataaggaaagGTCagaatttttcatcttttaaagaagtccctgcagtgagctctgctgtttagtccgtataaatatctaacagctctcttttatAGTTTGAAAATTCCCTCAAATTGATTCTCACCACACTACCTCAGAGGGGAgagcatatcggagatgcgactccaTAAGGGCAATTGTTAAgcaggtggataagttcagttctttgtaAACTGATCTCAGGGCAAAACAGAAggaagttaattttttaaataaggcggtaatatgtaactcccatttttAGGAATTGTCCATAAGCCGTAAGAATTTCATAgtttcaacgacgtcaatggtggtattatttgatgaaaaaggcagcaatgtatttttatatgatacaaATTTAGCTTTAGAAACgatgagacagagaagattagaatcgcaccatgattcaAATTTAAGGGTAATTAGGTCACTAGATTTGGTCCTAAGAaatgccgtgagatcagggtgactccaagagaaactagtgtcgtctgcaaatagataTATTTCACCACTGATGTCTTGATAGACGATGCCGttaataaacagaagaaacagaAAAGGGCCTAGTAACGAGCCTTGgtgcactccacattctattggcttgcaaggaGACATCGTTATATCAACTTTAGAAGCTGACTTTTGTtagtaaggtatgacttaaaccatgctaGACGTGTCCCCCttaaaccgtagtactgcaatttgttaattaaaatagtattatgattaacacaatcggaaagctttagaaaaattccaaaaagattttgcagtggagtgatggctgttttcCTGATAAAGATCGCATTTTTTTGcagatatacgtaaaccttTAGTGGACCAGGATTTATGttacttatttttaatacgccTGAGGGGAAAATAATTGGATGCCATACTAGTTAGTGTTTTTAcgaatctagaaaattcgaagTCCACATCACCAATCAGTTGTTTGACAGCGGTGCttgagttttgaaaacttttccgAAAAGATACAGCATAATTTGCGAGAGGCATTTTTAATTTGGATTAtaccgaaaattttgttatcgCTGCTTTATGATCGGAGAGACCTGAATTAAAGCTGGTACAGTCGGTGGATTCTGGATTATACGATGACACGACTTTGTTTATAGTACAAGAACTGGTCTTATTTATTGTGGTTGGTGCCGTTATATGCATGACCATgccaaaagaatcaaaaattgactgCAGACATTCTTAGTCAGCACACACACTGGAACAATCAATATTCAGATCGCCACATAGAATTAGTTTCCTTTTTAGAAATAAGGACTCCAGTAATCAGTAGTTTGTGACAAAAAGTATCAGCGTCAGGCGTTCTGTAATTGAGTGGCAAAAGGAATAGGTGATCGTTAGTTATTTATTGCAGACCGCGGACATGATGAGTTTTGGtaaacattacaatatatttttctatgcgtaggaatttgagtttattttacTGTACTTGACATAGATTACATGTCAGCAAACTTTTGCATCTGTTTGTAATATTATGTTGAATTGTGTGAATAAGTGAAACTATACTTTCGTtgtaatatgaattttaatttatcatattttacatTATTCTGACACACGTGTCATCtcttataattttatacaatgaCTGCCTTGCAAAGATTATATTGCAACTTAGTTTCAGAATCCATattgacaaacattcaaaaataaaacacaaaaaaagtaAGCTTTTAGCACAGACCCTGCTGCCTTGCACGATCgttacatttatacatattaatTGCCGTGCTTTTCCAAAACTAGAGAacataaagaataaaataaattaaacacaaaaacaCCCCCTTTTGAAGGGAACCTACAAATGAATATATGAGTAAATGTTCAAAGGTAGATATGAacataaaataacatttatattgtACATAATTAACACTAAGTGTCTGTATCTTCTTCAATTGGTGGGCATAAATCCGTACTGAACGATTCACACTGTTCCTGCAGTggtttgaatttttgaaagtctGGAGACACCATCTTTTCTTTGGGAGAGCTGCAGGATTCGATCTTGAGGCCACTTGCGTGGAAGTTGGTTACAAGGATTGATTACTACATTGATACATAAGTTGGATATCTTGGAGTAGTAATAATCTATTTGATGGAGTTGATACAAGATCAGCATGAGGAAGTAAGGTTATAGAGCGaccaattaaaaaatgtgaaggTGTGAGGGGTCCTAGATCGTTGGATTGGGAATAAATCGGGCTTGAAATCAAAATTCCCTCAATCTGTAccaaaaaaacagtttattgtACAGTATGCGTTGTAAATTATGTTGGGTGCTTTTGCAGCTGCTGCGGGTATAAAATGCCACTATATGTTATCTTTGATCAATTGATTGTTAATATGAtcttgtttattatataaaaagacGCCCAATTCTTTTAATTGGTTATTGGCACCAATAAAAGTAGTGCCATTGTCTGAAAAAATCTCAGATGGTATTTCACGTCTGGAAGTGAATCTTCTCAAgcaagaaaaaattcatttgttaGATTGGATACCAATTCTAAATGAATAGATTTT belongs to Diorhabda carinulata isolate Delta chromosome X, icDioCari1.1, whole genome shotgun sequence and includes:
- the LOC130901027 gene encoding cysteine--tRNA ligase, cytoplasmic, with translation MSKRAQPPWSAPKNESQPVLKIFNSLTRQKETFVPISGKRINWYSCGPTVYDASHMGHARSYISFDILRRVFSDYFGYEVFYAMNITDIDDKIIKRARQNYLFEQYTSKNNSLEKVLSDAKLVLDNLQSKVKDTTDPEKKIMLEKMLTRLTSSVEELEGSVKSGDLLKIENSKKQFIIDCKDPLSDWLDQNLGHTVKDNAIFSSLPRYWEEQFYNDMDSLNILRPNVITRVSEYIPEIITFIQKIIKNGFAYEAGGSVYFDVAAFDKSNKHHYAKLVPEAYGDTNSLQEGEGDLTTTEQRSEKQSPNDFALWKKSKPGEPFWESPWGCGRPGWHIECSAMASDIFGETIDIHTGGVDLKFPHHDNEIAQTEAYYGNANWVNYFLHSGHLTIAGCKMSKSLKNFVSIQDALSKYTARQLRFAFLLHSWKDTLDYSQNTMDCALQYERLFNEFFLNVKDVTFGSCTEKTNAGTFSKWTEHEHNLNNKLYQMKIAVHTALCDNIDTKSAVDALRDLVTASNIYRRERKPPNSLLLYDIGLYVTKILKIFGVISEKETLGFPTATGTFNNIESLVRPYLTILAEFRDNIRTSARVLKATDILKECDNLRDEILPNVGIRLEDREGEASAVKFVDKETLLKEREAKKKAEQEKLAEKEKKKAELAAVADAKEAQKKIPPSEMFKKDVKYSKFDNDGFPTHDSEGKEISKGQIKKLQKLYQAQQKKYQEYLASQQT